One window of Theropithecus gelada isolate Dixy chromosome 4, Tgel_1.0, whole genome shotgun sequence genomic DNA carries:
- the LOC112622401 gene encoding class I histocompatibility antigen, Gogo-B*0101 alpha chain isoform X1 has protein sequence MAVMAPRTLLLLLSGALALTETWAGECGVGREMASAGRSEGTAGGGAGPGEPRGEEGRAGLSLSSPPGLYSMRYFSTAVSRPGRREPWYLEVGYVDDTQFVRFDSDAESPRMEPRAPWMEQEGPEYWEEETRRAKGHAQTDRGNLRNLLRYYNQSEGGSHTVQRMYGCDLGPDGRLLRGYHQYAYDGKDYIALNEDLRSWTAADMAAQNTQRKWEAARAAERQRAYLEGTCVEWLRRYLENGKETLQRADPPKTHVTHHPVSDHEATLRCWALGFYPAEITLTWQRDGEEQTQDTELVETRPGGDGTFQKWGAVVVPSGEEQRYTCHVQHEGLPEPLTLRWEPSSQSTIPIVGIIAGLAVLAVVFTGAVVAAVMWRRKSSGGKGGSYFQAASSDSAQGSDVSLTA, from the exons ATGGCGGTCATGGCGCCCCGaaccctcctcctgctgctctcgGGGGCCCTGGCCCTGACCGAGACCTGGGCCGGTGAGTGCGGGGTCGGGAGGGAAATGGCCTCTGCGGGGAGGAGCGAGGGGACCGCAGGCGGGGGCGCAGGACCCGGGGAGCCGCGCGGGGAGGAGGGTCGGGCGGGTCTCAGCCTCTCCTCGCCCCCAGGCTTGTACTCCATGAGGTATTTCAGCACCGCCGTGTCCCGGCCCGGCCGCCGGGAACCCTGGTATCTCGAAGTCGGCTACGTGGACGACACGCAGTTCGTGCGGTTCGACAGCGACGCCGAGAGTCCGAGGATGGAGCCGCGGGCGCCGTGGATGGAGCAGGAGGGGCCGGAGTATTGGGAAGAGGAGACACGGAGAGCCAAGGGCCATGCACAGACTGACCGAGGGAACCTGAGGAACCTGCTCCGCTACTACAACCAGAGCGAGGGGG ggtctcacactgtccaGAGGATGTACGGCTGCGACCTGGGGCCCGACGGGCGCCTCCTCCGCGGGTATCACCAGTACGCCTACGACGGCAAGGATTACATCGCCCTGAACGAGGACCTGCGCTCCTGGACCGCCGCGGACATGGCGGCTCAGAACACCCAGCGCAAGTGGGAGGCGGCCCGTGCGGCAGAGCGGCAGAGAGCCTACCTGGAGGGGACGTGCGTGGAGTGGCTCCGCAGATACCTGGAGAACGGGAAGGAGACGCTGCAGCGCGCGG ACCCCCCAAAGACACACGTGACCCACCATCCCGTCTCTGACCATGAGGCCACCCTGaggtgctgggccctgggcttcTACCCTGCGGAGATCACACTGACCTGGCAGCGGGATGGGGAGGAGCAAACTCAGGACACCGAGCTTGTGGAGACCAGGCCAGGAGGAGATGGAACCTTCCAGAAGTGGGGAGCTGTGGTGGTGCCTTCTGGAGAAGAGCAGAGATACACGTGCCATGTGCAGCATGAGGGGCTGCCGGAGCCCCTCACCCTGAGATGGG aGCCATCTTCCCAGTCCACCATCCCCATCGTGGGCATCATTGCTGGCCTGGCTGTCCTAGCAGTTGTGTTCACCGGAGCTGTGGTCGCTGCTGtgatgtggaggaggaagagctcaG
- the LOC112622401 gene encoding class I histocompatibility antigen, Gogo-B*0101 alpha chain isoform X2: MAVMAPRTLLLLLSGALALTETWAGLYSMRYFSTAVSRPGRREPWYLEVGYVDDTQFVRFDSDAESPRMEPRAPWMEQEGPEYWEEETRRAKGHAQTDRGNLRNLLRYYNQSEGGSHTVQRMYGCDLGPDGRLLRGYHQYAYDGKDYIALNEDLRSWTAADMAAQNTQRKWEAARAAERQRAYLEGTCVEWLRRYLENGKETLQRADPPKTHVTHHPVSDHEATLRCWALGFYPAEITLTWQRDGEEQTQDTELVETRPGGDGTFQKWGAVVVPSGEEQRYTCHVQHEGLPEPLTLRWEPSSQSTIPIVGIIAGLAVLAVVFTGAVVAAVMWRRKSSGGKGGSYFQAASSDSAQGSDVSLTA; the protein is encoded by the exons ATGGCGGTCATGGCGCCCCGaaccctcctcctgctgctctcgGGGGCCCTGGCCCTGACCGAGACCTGGGCCG GCTTGTACTCCATGAGGTATTTCAGCACCGCCGTGTCCCGGCCCGGCCGCCGGGAACCCTGGTATCTCGAAGTCGGCTACGTGGACGACACGCAGTTCGTGCGGTTCGACAGCGACGCCGAGAGTCCGAGGATGGAGCCGCGGGCGCCGTGGATGGAGCAGGAGGGGCCGGAGTATTGGGAAGAGGAGACACGGAGAGCCAAGGGCCATGCACAGACTGACCGAGGGAACCTGAGGAACCTGCTCCGCTACTACAACCAGAGCGAGGGGG ggtctcacactgtccaGAGGATGTACGGCTGCGACCTGGGGCCCGACGGGCGCCTCCTCCGCGGGTATCACCAGTACGCCTACGACGGCAAGGATTACATCGCCCTGAACGAGGACCTGCGCTCCTGGACCGCCGCGGACATGGCGGCTCAGAACACCCAGCGCAAGTGGGAGGCGGCCCGTGCGGCAGAGCGGCAGAGAGCCTACCTGGAGGGGACGTGCGTGGAGTGGCTCCGCAGATACCTGGAGAACGGGAAGGAGACGCTGCAGCGCGCGG ACCCCCCAAAGACACACGTGACCCACCATCCCGTCTCTGACCATGAGGCCACCCTGaggtgctgggccctgggcttcTACCCTGCGGAGATCACACTGACCTGGCAGCGGGATGGGGAGGAGCAAACTCAGGACACCGAGCTTGTGGAGACCAGGCCAGGAGGAGATGGAACCTTCCAGAAGTGGGGAGCTGTGGTGGTGCCTTCTGGAGAAGAGCAGAGATACACGTGCCATGTGCAGCATGAGGGGCTGCCGGAGCCCCTCACCCTGAGATGGG aGCCATCTTCCCAGTCCACCATCCCCATCGTGGGCATCATTGCTGGCCTGGCTGTCCTAGCAGTTGTGTTCACCGGAGCTGTGGTCGCTGCTGtgatgtggaggaggaagagctcaG
- the LOC112622401 gene encoding HLA class I histocompatibility antigen, A-24 alpha chain isoform X3, which produces MAVMAPRTLLLLLSGALALTETWAGLYSMRYFSTAVSRPGRREPWYLEVGYVDDTQFVRFDSDAESPRMEPRAPWMEQEGPEYWEEETRRAKGHAQTDRGNLRNLLRYYNQSEGGSHTVQRMYGCDLGPDGRLLRGYHQYAYDGKDYIALNEDLRSWTAADMAAQNTQRKWEAARAAERQRAYLEGTCVEWLRRYLENGKETLQRADPPKTHVTHHPVSDHEATLRCWALGFYPAEITLTWQRDGEEQTQDTELVETRPGGDGTFQKWGAVVVPSGEEQRYTCHVQHEGLPEPLTLRWEPSSQSTIPIVGIIAGLAVLAVVFTGAVVAAVMWRRKSSVIVLEIYLGSKTRRFL; this is translated from the exons ATGGCGGTCATGGCGCCCCGaaccctcctcctgctgctctcgGGGGCCCTGGCCCTGACCGAGACCTGGGCCG GCTTGTACTCCATGAGGTATTTCAGCACCGCCGTGTCCCGGCCCGGCCGCCGGGAACCCTGGTATCTCGAAGTCGGCTACGTGGACGACACGCAGTTCGTGCGGTTCGACAGCGACGCCGAGAGTCCGAGGATGGAGCCGCGGGCGCCGTGGATGGAGCAGGAGGGGCCGGAGTATTGGGAAGAGGAGACACGGAGAGCCAAGGGCCATGCACAGACTGACCGAGGGAACCTGAGGAACCTGCTCCGCTACTACAACCAGAGCGAGGGGG ggtctcacactgtccaGAGGATGTACGGCTGCGACCTGGGGCCCGACGGGCGCCTCCTCCGCGGGTATCACCAGTACGCCTACGACGGCAAGGATTACATCGCCCTGAACGAGGACCTGCGCTCCTGGACCGCCGCGGACATGGCGGCTCAGAACACCCAGCGCAAGTGGGAGGCGGCCCGTGCGGCAGAGCGGCAGAGAGCCTACCTGGAGGGGACGTGCGTGGAGTGGCTCCGCAGATACCTGGAGAACGGGAAGGAGACGCTGCAGCGCGCGG ACCCCCCAAAGACACACGTGACCCACCATCCCGTCTCTGACCATGAGGCCACCCTGaggtgctgggccctgggcttcTACCCTGCGGAGATCACACTGACCTGGCAGCGGGATGGGGAGGAGCAAACTCAGGACACCGAGCTTGTGGAGACCAGGCCAGGAGGAGATGGAACCTTCCAGAAGTGGGGAGCTGTGGTGGTGCCTTCTGGAGAAGAGCAGAGATACACGTGCCATGTGCAGCATGAGGGGCTGCCGGAGCCCCTCACCCTGAGATGGG aGCCATCTTCCCAGTCCACCATCCCCATCGTGGGCATCATTGCTGGCCTGGCTGTCCTAGCAGTTGTGTTCACCGGAGCTGTGGTCGCTGCTGtgatgtggaggaggaagagctcaG
- the LOC112622401 gene encoding class I histocompatibility antigen, Gogo-B*0101 alpha chain isoform X4, with the protein MAVMAPRTLLLLLSGALALTETWAGLYSMRYFSTAVSRPGRREPWYLEVGYVDDTQFVRFDSDAESPRMEPRAPWMEQEGPEYWEEETRRAKGHAQTDRGNLRNLLRYYNQSEGGSHTVQRMYGCDLGPDGRLLRGYHQYAYDGKDYIALNEDLRSWTAADMAAQNTQRKWEAARAAERQRAYLEGTCVEWLRRYLENGKETLQRADPPKTHVTHHPVSDHEATLRCWALGFYPAEITLTWQRDGEEQTQDTELVETRPGGDGTFQKWGAVVVPSGEEQRYTCHVQHEGLPEPLTLRWEPSSQSTIPIVGIIAGLAVLAVVFTGAVVAAVMWRRKSSGWRPGREFRMWLSHKEHL; encoded by the exons ATGGCGGTCATGGCGCCCCGaaccctcctcctgctgctctcgGGGGCCCTGGCCCTGACCGAGACCTGGGCCG GCTTGTACTCCATGAGGTATTTCAGCACCGCCGTGTCCCGGCCCGGCCGCCGGGAACCCTGGTATCTCGAAGTCGGCTACGTGGACGACACGCAGTTCGTGCGGTTCGACAGCGACGCCGAGAGTCCGAGGATGGAGCCGCGGGCGCCGTGGATGGAGCAGGAGGGGCCGGAGTATTGGGAAGAGGAGACACGGAGAGCCAAGGGCCATGCACAGACTGACCGAGGGAACCTGAGGAACCTGCTCCGCTACTACAACCAGAGCGAGGGGG ggtctcacactgtccaGAGGATGTACGGCTGCGACCTGGGGCCCGACGGGCGCCTCCTCCGCGGGTATCACCAGTACGCCTACGACGGCAAGGATTACATCGCCCTGAACGAGGACCTGCGCTCCTGGACCGCCGCGGACATGGCGGCTCAGAACACCCAGCGCAAGTGGGAGGCGGCCCGTGCGGCAGAGCGGCAGAGAGCCTACCTGGAGGGGACGTGCGTGGAGTGGCTCCGCAGATACCTGGAGAACGGGAAGGAGACGCTGCAGCGCGCGG ACCCCCCAAAGACACACGTGACCCACCATCCCGTCTCTGACCATGAGGCCACCCTGaggtgctgggccctgggcttcTACCCTGCGGAGATCACACTGACCTGGCAGCGGGATGGGGAGGAGCAAACTCAGGACACCGAGCTTGTGGAGACCAGGCCAGGAGGAGATGGAACCTTCCAGAAGTGGGGAGCTGTGGTGGTGCCTTCTGGAGAAGAGCAGAGATACACGTGCCATGTGCAGCATGAGGGGCTGCCGGAGCCCCTCACCCTGAGATGGG aGCCATCTTCCCAGTCCACCATCCCCATCGTGGGCATCATTGCTGGCCTGGCTGTCCTAGCAGTTGTGTTCACCGGAGCTGTGGTCGCTGCTGtgatgtggaggaggaagagctcaG